A region from the bacterium genome encodes:
- a CDS encoding DUF1566 domain-containing protein: protein LVFEPRPDVESAAAEPAPPARPVDTEYAHPASRPPLDFRPPASSAEDEAPSPEPAETFRSRPIWPWVIAAAALVAVVAGAAYQHFRLQRTVPSRVSDLVSPGDATPKPPATESEPPGTDLEPPEAKPELTEPPKIELAPGAPGIDVGPRPTEGAPGEELLELEPESEPPEEVGDPDLPRSAVVRDPRTGLTWLSSDNARDVDWASAKAFCARNTAGSQGDWRLPTVSELRSIYDRESQNQMRTRLGIEISDFFVWSSQGSSGQAQYFTFMNGESGHLDQATSDRQRAICVSGG from the coding sequence ACTGGTCTTCGAACCGAGACCGGACGTGGAGTCGGCGGCGGCCGAGCCCGCGCCTCCCGCTCGGCCCGTGGATACCGAATATGCGCACCCGGCATCTCGGCCGCCGTTGGACTTTCGGCCGCCGGCGTCTTCCGCCGAGGACGAGGCCCCGTCGCCGGAGCCGGCAGAGACCTTCAGGTCCAGGCCGATCTGGCCCTGGGTGATCGCGGCGGCGGCCCTGGTCGCGGTCGTCGCCGGAGCCGCCTATCAGCACTTTCGTCTCCAGCGAACGGTCCCCTCGAGGGTCTCGGATCTGGTCTCGCCTGGCGACGCGACGCCCAAACCGCCGGCGACCGAATCGGAGCCGCCAGGGACCGATCTGGAGCCACCGGAGGCCAAACCCGAGTTGACTGAACCGCCGAAGATCGAGCTCGCGCCTGGAGCGCCGGGGATCGACGTCGGGCCTCGACCGACCGAAGGCGCCCCCGGGGAGGAGCTGTTGGAGCTCGAGCCCGAGAGCGAGCCGCCGGAGGAGGTCGGCGATCCTGACCTGCCCCGCTCGGCAGTCGTTCGCGATCCTCGAACCGGGTTGACCTGGCTATCGTCGGACAACGCACGGGACGTCGACTGGGCCAGCGCGAAGGCTTTCTGTGCGCGCAATACGGCCGGCAGCCAAGGCGATTGGCGGCTGCCGACCGTCTCCGAGCTCCGGTCCATCTACGACCGGGAGTCTCAGAACCAGATGCGAACCCGACTGGGGATAGAGATCTCGGATTTCTTTGTCTGGAGCTCTCAGGGCAGCTCCGGCCAAGCCCAGTACTTTACTTTCATGAACGGAGAATCCGGCCATCTGGATCAGGCCACCAGCGATCGCCAACGAGCGATCTGCGTGTCAGGAGGTTGA